A single genomic interval of Dromiciops gliroides isolate mDroGli1 chromosome 1, mDroGli1.pri, whole genome shotgun sequence harbors:
- the FAM220A gene encoding protein FAM220A isoform X3, with protein sequence MAAALSALALRLSRSAAARSYGVFCKGLTRTLLIFFDLAWRLRINFPYLYIVASMMLNVRLQV encoded by the coding sequence ATGGCGGCGGCCCTGTCCGCCCTTGCTCTCCGGCTCTCCCGATCAGCCGCCGCCCGCTCCTATGGAGTCTTCTGCAAGGGGCTGACCCGAACCCTGCTCATCTTCTTCGACCTGGCCTGGCGGCTTCGCATCAACTTTCCCTACCTGTACATCGTGGCCTCCATGATGCTCAATGTCCGGCTACAg
- the FAM220A gene encoding protein FAM220A isoform X4 produces the protein MAAALSALALRLSRSAAARSYGVFCKGLTRTLLIFFDLAWRLRINFPYLYIVASMMLNVRLQVPSVLSLFLDCFPHFWMITLAQ, from the exons ATGGCGGCGGCCCTGTCCGCCCTTGCTCTCCGGCTCTCCCGATCAGCCGCCGCCCGCTCCTATGGAGTCTTCTGCAAGGGGCTGACCCGAACCCTGCTCATCTTCTTCGACCTGGCCTGGCGGCTTCGCATCAACTTTCCCTACCTGTACATCGTGGCCTCCATGATGCTCAATGTCCGGCTACAg gtaccatcagttctttctctgttcttgGATTGTTTCCCTCACTTCTGGATGATAACACTGGCACAGTAG
- the FAM220A gene encoding protein FAM220A isoform X2, which yields MAAALSALALRLSRSAAARSYGVFCKGLTRTLLIFFDLAWRLRINFPYLYIVASMMLNVRLQVHIEIH from the coding sequence ATGGCGGCGGCCCTGTCCGCCCTTGCTCTCCGGCTCTCCCGATCAGCCGCCGCCCGCTCCTATGGAGTCTTCTGCAAGGGGCTGACCCGAACCCTGCTCATCTTCTTCGACCTGGCCTGGCGGCTTCGCATCAACTTTCCCTACCTGTACATCGTGGCCTCCATGATGCTCAATGTCCGGCTACAg